One part of the Gammaproteobacteria bacterium genome encodes these proteins:
- a CDS encoding DUF3072 domain-containing protein, translating into MADKSRQPGNPTGADNTAKDPEDWKTGDEPMTGAQRSYLHTLAAEAGEKVDDELTKAQAAQRIEELQRKTGRGRS; encoded by the coding sequence ATGGCAGACAAATCTAGACAGCCCGGCAACCCGACGGGAGCGGACAATACCGCCAAAGATCCCGAGGACTGGAAGACGGGCGACGAACCCATGACCGGCGCACAGCGCTCATATCTGCATACGCTGGCCGCCGAGGCCGGTGAGAAAGTCGATGACGAGCTGACCAAAGCGCAGGCGGCGCAACGCATCGAGGAACTTCAGCGCAAGACGGGTCGTGGACGGAGTTGA
- a CDS encoding TIGR04290 family methyltransferase, which translates to MKEATLQSTGDPWAEILERAPWFHNLHLPDGTQTAPEHPLGDFPAFKWAAIAAHIPVDLHGWRVLDVGCNAGFYSIELARRGAHVTAVDIDPHYLDQARWAARRCRVQDAITFWQQPVYALAHDPASYDLVWFMGVFYHLRYPTLALDILRRKTRKLMMFQSLTMPGDHVLTPPENLPIDARERMLEPGWPRMAFIELRLADDPTNWWAPNHACVEAMLRASGFRVRARPDHECYLCEPDGVTPIRHDEELRAAVNLTSK; encoded by the coding sequence GTGAAAGAAGCAACCCTTCAATCCACCGGCGATCCGTGGGCCGAAATTTTGGAACGCGCTCCATGGTTCCATAACCTGCACCTGCCGGACGGCACTCAGACCGCACCCGAGCATCCGCTGGGCGATTTTCCGGCGTTCAAATGGGCGGCGATCGCGGCGCACATTCCTGTCGATCTGCACGGATGGCGTGTGCTGGACGTAGGCTGTAACGCAGGTTTTTACAGCATCGAACTGGCGCGCCGCGGCGCGCACGTAACAGCCGTGGACATCGATCCGCATTATCTCGATCAGGCCCGCTGGGCCGCGCGGCGATGCCGCGTGCAGGACGCGATCACGTTCTGGCAACAGCCTGTATACGCCCTGGCCCATGACCCTGCGAGCTACGACCTGGTGTGGTTCATGGGCGTCTTCTATCATCTGCGTTACCCGACCCTGGCGCTGGATATCCTGCGCCGCAAGACGCGCAAACTGATGATGTTCCAGAGCCTGACCATGCCGGGTGACCATGTGCTGACGCCGCCTGAAAATCTGCCTATCGATGCGCGTGAACGTATGCTGGAGCCTGGCTGGCCCCGGATGGCGTTCATCGAACTGCGGCTAGCGGACGATCCCACTAACTGGTGGGCGCCGAACCATGCGTGCGTGGAGGCGATGCTGCGTGCAAGCGGGTTTCGCGTGCGCGCGCGGCCGGATCATGAATGTTATCTATGCGAGCCGGACGGCGTGACGCCCATACGCCACGACGAAGAACTGCGCGCGGCGGTGAACCTTACCTCGAAATAA